In [Leptolyngbya] sp. PCC 7376, a genomic segment contains:
- the urtB gene encoding urea ABC transporter permease subunit UrtB — MSALIEGLFNGISIGSVLLIASLGLAIVFGLMGVINLAHGELMMLGAYTTFVVQNIFKSLGDPWFDFYIIFSIPAAFVVAAIMGLILEKGVIRFLYGRPLETLLATWGVSLILRQFVRSANWLLIICIGVFCLLFFGGMTALSRRSNWERIRNSVIAILLPISAGISVVTGFLIGKNAVLTKAWFSARNVDVTAPVWLRGGVKVLNFQMPYARLFIIALTIICLVGVYWFLNRSTWGLKIRSVTQNREMSSCLGIPTAKVDALTFALGSGLAGVAGCAVSLLGSVGPNTGQNYIVDTFMVVVVGGVGNLLGSVIAAFGIGIINYLIGSGTLALMFSSSDFFKPLVDILLFFATSSMAKVMVFGLIISFLQIKPAGLFPPKGRTAEL; from the coding sequence ATGTCTGCATTAATTGAAGGCTTATTTAATGGAATAAGCATCGGTTCAGTATTGCTAATTGCTTCGTTGGGATTAGCAATTGTTTTTGGACTTATGGGGGTTATCAATCTTGCCCATGGTGAGTTGATGATGTTAGGCGCATACACGACATTTGTGGTGCAGAATATCTTCAAATCTCTCGGAGATCCCTGGTTCGATTTCTATATTATTTTTTCGATTCCCGCAGCCTTTGTGGTCGCAGCAATAATGGGTTTGATTTTAGAGAAAGGAGTTATTCGCTTTCTCTATGGGCGACCATTAGAAACTCTACTGGCTACCTGGGGCGTTAGTTTGATTCTGCGTCAATTTGTCCGTAGTGCGAATTGGCTACTCATCATTTGTATTGGCGTATTTTGTCTTCTCTTTTTCGGTGGAATGACTGCATTAAGTCGCCGTTCTAATTGGGAAAGGATTAGAAATTCAGTGATTGCCATTTTATTGCCAATATCCGCTGGTATCTCAGTAGTTACAGGTTTTTTGATTGGTAAAAATGCAGTACTCACGAAAGCTTGGTTTAGTGCAAGAAATGTTGATGTTACTGCTCCAGTCTGGTTAAGGGGAGGCGTTAAGGTTTTAAATTTCCAAATGCCTTATGCTCGTCTATTTATTATTGCTCTCACGATTATTTGTTTAGTGGGAGTCTACTGGTTTTTAAATCGTTCCACCTGGGGTTTAAAGATTCGCTCTGTTACTCAAAATCGTGAAATGAGTTCCTGTTTGGGAATTCCCACGGCAAAAGTCGATGCGTTGACATTTGCCCTTGGCTCAGGATTGGCTGGGGTTGCTGGCTGTGCTGTGAGTTTGCTCGGTTCAGTGGGTCCGAATACTGGCCAAAACTATATTGTTGATACTTTTATGGTTGTCGTTGTTGGCGGTGTTGGTAATTTATTGGGTTCAGTGATTGCTGCTTTTGGTATTGGGATTATTAATTATCTGATTGGTTCTGGAACTCTTGCTTTAATGTTTTCCTCGTCAGACTTTTTTAAGCCGCTAGTGGATATTCTGCTGTTTTTTGCGACCAGCAGTATGGCAAAAGTAATGGTATTTGGTCTGATTATTTCTTTCTTGCAAATTAAACCTGCCGGTTTATTTCCACCAAAAGGAAGAACAGCAGAGTTGTAA
- the urtA gene encoding urea ABC transporter substrate-binding protein, whose protein sequence is MSKLGRRKFLLYGSTGLVATLFLKGCADGGTPDTPDSEPTATDGGGDDGGDSGDTIKVGILHSLSGTMAISETTVVDAEMLAIEEINAAGGVLGKQIEPIKEDGASDWPTFAEKATKLIDKDEVVTVFGCWTSASRKAVLPVFESKGHMLWYPVQYEGQECSNNIFYTGAAPNQQIEPAVDWLLENKGKDFFLVGSDYVFPRTANTIIKAQLEANGGNTVGEDYLPLGNTEVTPIITKIKQALPDGGVIFNSLNGDSNVAFFKQMQGAGLDAEKYPVMSVSIAEEEVRQIGTEYLKGHYAAWNYFQTVESPANEKFVAAFKEKYGEDRVTNDPMEAAYIMVYLWKQAVEAAGTTDLEAVRAAAVGQEFDAPEGKVTMQANHHISKTVRIGEVREDGLFEIVSSTDGPVDPVPWNQYVAETKGYACDWTDPEKGGKYKV, encoded by the coding sequence ATGTCGAAATTAGGAAGACGTAAATTCTTACTGTACGGGTCAACCGGCCTGGTAGCCACTCTATTCCTCAAGGGTTGTGCTGATGGTGGTACACCTGATACGCCAGATTCAGAACCTACTGCTACCGATGGTGGTGGTGATGATGGTGGCGATAGCGGAGATACGATTAAAGTCGGTATTCTCCACTCCCTGAGCGGAACCATGGCCATTAGTGAAACCACAGTTGTCGACGCAGAAATGCTCGCGATTGAGGAGATTAATGCCGCTGGTGGTGTTCTCGGTAAGCAAATCGAACCGATCAAAGAAGATGGTGCATCTGATTGGCCAACCTTTGCGGAGAAAGCGACAAAACTCATCGACAAAGACGAAGTTGTTACCGTATTTGGTTGCTGGACTTCTGCAAGTCGTAAAGCCGTTCTCCCCGTATTCGAATCTAAGGGCCATATGCTATGGTATCCCGTTCAATACGAAGGCCAGGAATGTTCCAATAACATCTTCTACACTGGCGCAGCTCCCAACCAACAAATTGAGCCCGCTGTTGATTGGCTCCTAGAAAATAAAGGAAAAGACTTCTTCCTTGTTGGTTCTGACTATGTATTCCCTCGTACCGCGAATACAATTATCAAAGCACAACTCGAAGCCAATGGTGGTAACACTGTTGGAGAAGATTATCTTCCCCTAGGCAACACAGAAGTTACCCCAATTATCACCAAGATTAAGCAAGCACTTCCTGACGGTGGTGTTATCTTCAACAGCTTGAATGGTGACAGTAACGTTGCATTCTTTAAGCAGATGCAAGGTGCTGGTCTCGATGCTGAGAAGTATCCTGTAATGTCTGTCAGTATTGCAGAAGAAGAAGTTCGCCAAATTGGTACCGAATACCTCAAAGGTCATTACGCAGCTTGGAACTACTTCCAAACCGTTGAAAGCCCTGCAAATGAGAAGTTTGTTGCGGCATTTAAGGAGAAGTACGGTGAAGATCGCGTCACAAACGATCCTATGGAAGCGGCTTACATCATGGTTTACCTCTGGAAGCAAGCTGTTGAAGCAGCAGGTACCACTGACCTTGAGGCTGTCCGTGCAGCTGCAGTAGGTCAAGAGTTTGATGCTCCAGAAGGCAAAGTAACAATGCAAGCAAACCATCACATTTCTAAGACCGTGAGAATCGGTGAAGTGAGAGAAGATGGTCTGTTTGAAATTGTTTCTTCTACTGACGGCCCTGTTGATCCTGTGCCCTGGAACCAATATGTTGCAGAGACAAAAGGATATGCTTGTGACTGGACTGATCCTGAAAAAGGCGGCAAGTACAAAGTCTAA